One segment of Gemmatimonadaceae bacterium DNA contains the following:
- the asnB gene encoding asparagine synthase (glutamine-hydrolyzing), producing MCGIAGAWGAIDGAGVTGEMLEVLRHRGPDARGVHAAAAGAIGCARLAIVDVAGGDQPLYNAGGSTAVVANGEIYNHLSLKEALGNTYQFTSGSDTEAIIALYEAYGVEAASRLNGIFAFAIADGSNLVLGRDPLGVKPLYMGSHTNAGEQNELVFASELKALLGRASEVRPLPPGCTFTPQEGVQRYYSVPEGWIGDRPTRRPMYADIRSKLESAVQSQLMGDGPVGVFLSGGLDSSLVAAMARPHIGELHTFAVGIEGSADLIAARQCARHIQSRHHERIITPLEIAEKLPEIIWRLESYSSPLVRAAIPNYFCAELASNHVKAVLTGEGADELFAGYGYHMDYRNPSILHRELHRSVQELHRTNLQRADRMSMAHSVEARVPFLDTGVVQCAMDISPQLKIVRPKPWSRRVGKWVLRQSFSGLLPDPLLWRPKETFNRGSGVDAAMPAILASFAGKQSLPEYRAANPKDRIADAEEMVFHQLLFSACGGARVLLDNVYHWKPDVLKERHSAAAKLARKLAPAYNRRGHS from the coding sequence ATGTGTGGAATTGCCGGTGCATGGGGAGCGATTGACGGAGCCGGCGTAACCGGCGAAATGCTGGAGGTGCTGCGGCATCGCGGGCCTGACGCACGCGGAGTTCACGCGGCCGCTGCCGGAGCCATCGGTTGCGCCCGGCTCGCGATCGTGGATGTCGCGGGCGGCGACCAGCCGCTCTACAATGCTGGCGGCTCGACGGCGGTGGTTGCCAACGGTGAGATCTATAACCATCTGTCGCTGAAAGAGGCTCTGGGAAATACCTACCAGTTCACGTCAGGCTCGGATACCGAGGCAATCATCGCCTTGTATGAAGCATACGGCGTCGAAGCAGCTTCGCGACTGAACGGCATCTTCGCGTTCGCTATCGCCGACGGATCGAATCTCGTGCTCGGCCGGGATCCGCTGGGTGTCAAGCCCCTTTACATGGGATCCCATACAAATGCAGGCGAACAAAATGAGCTGGTCTTTGCGTCGGAGCTGAAAGCGCTGCTCGGACGTGCCTCCGAAGTCCGCCCTTTGCCCCCTGGGTGTACGTTCACGCCGCAGGAAGGCGTTCAGCGATACTACAGCGTGCCGGAGGGCTGGATAGGCGATCGGCCAACGCGTCGACCCATGTACGCCGACATCCGGAGCAAGCTTGAGTCGGCCGTGCAATCGCAACTGATGGGCGATGGTCCCGTTGGCGTGTTTCTTTCGGGTGGACTCGACAGCAGCCTCGTGGCGGCGATGGCACGCCCGCATATTGGCGAGCTGCACACCTTCGCGGTTGGGATAGAGGGAAGCGCCGACCTGATCGCTGCCCGCCAGTGCGCCCGGCACATTCAGTCACGCCATCATGAACGGATCATCACACCACTGGAGATCGCTGAAAAGCTTCCCGAGATAATCTGGCGGCTGGAGTCGTACAGCAGCCCTCTGGTACGAGCGGCGATACCCAATTATTTCTGCGCCGAGCTCGCGTCGAATCACGTAAAGGCAGTGCTGACAGGCGAAGGGGCCGACGAGCTGTTCGCCGGCTACGGGTATCACATGGATTACAGAAATCCATCGATCCTCCACCGCGAGCTCCATCGCAGCGTGCAGGAGCTGCATCGAACCAACCTTCAGCGCGCAGACCGGATGTCGATGGCGCACAGTGTCGAAGCGAGAGTTCCCTTTCTCGATACCGGCGTCGTTCAGTGCGCCATGGATATTAGCCCGCAGCTCAAGATTGTCCGGCCAAAGCCATGGAGCCGACGGGTCGGCAAATGGGTCCTGCGTCAATCGTTCAGCGGGCTTCTCCCCGATCCGCTGCTCTGGCGGCCCAAGGAGACATTCAACCGGGGCAGTGGTGTCGACGCCGCAATGCCGGCGATTCTGGCGTCATTCGCCGGGAAACAATCACTTCCGGAGTATCGCGCGGCAAATCCGAAAGATCGGATCGCCGACGCTGAGGAGATGGTCTTTCACCAGCTCCTGTTCAGCGCGTGCGGAGGGGCTCGGGTGTTACTCGACAACGTGTACCACTGGAAGCCCGATGTTCTGAAAGAGCGACACTCGGCGGCTGCGAAGCTGGCAAGGAAGCTCGCGCCCGCGTACAATAGGCGCGGACACAGCTGA
- a CDS encoding cytochrome c/FTR1 family iron permease produces the protein MKPGLKFGLAALVFAALTSAVGEAQENPAKRLSSIVGVAIEEYGKAFDEKGRLVSQVEYAETTSFLEDARQVAQRLRGYNARASQALLDTLTTAVLAKRAPPEVSLIHARFNGALGAAGALDLPTAALDTSAGHALYTANCASCHGDRGLGDGPAARSLPIEPPPIGSSSGLPDLSPTLAYNVVTVGIRGSPMPSFASLSPQQRWNIVNYVYTLRGTQMQIPAAADATAAPGDEAARSVLALLDSALDFARAGRTADAGDRAFDAYIAFEPLETPARAKQPGLVASMERQFADFKGALRGKDLSIAERARDAIALDLPRVVALTRPTEGRWGTFLQSLLIILREGFEAILVIGAVVAFLIKTGHRERLRAIWTGVAAGLAASVLMAIVLQSFFARLPASREIIEGMTMLIAVAVLFSVSYWLISKVEAAKWQKFIREKVNTALDHGGGKALAIVAFLAVFREGAETALFYQALFSEGDVAIPLVLGMVAGFALLAVIFTLFYRFGVKIPMRPFFAGTSVLLYYLAFVFLGKGIRELQEGNVVPITVLNAMPSIPAMGIFPSAETLVAQGVLLLLLVFALLKTFLPARDSEEPANAA, from the coding sequence ATGAAGCCGGGCTTGAAATTTGGTCTCGCCGCCCTCGTTTTCGCGGCGCTGACGTCGGCGGTCGGGGAGGCGCAGGAGAACCCCGCAAAGCGACTTTCGAGTATCGTCGGTGTTGCCATTGAAGAGTATGGTAAGGCATTCGACGAGAAAGGCCGGCTCGTATCACAGGTCGAGTACGCCGAAACGACGTCGTTTCTCGAGGACGCGCGGCAGGTGGCGCAACGCCTTCGTGGCTACAATGCACGCGCCAGCCAGGCCCTGCTCGATACGCTGACCACCGCGGTGCTGGCCAAGCGTGCTCCACCCGAAGTGAGCCTGATTCACGCCCGCTTCAATGGTGCACTTGGGGCGGCCGGTGCCCTGGACCTGCCCACCGCCGCCCTCGACACCAGCGCGGGACATGCCCTCTACACTGCCAACTGCGCTTCCTGCCACGGCGACCGCGGTCTGGGTGATGGCCCTGCCGCCAGATCCCTCCCCATCGAGCCCCCACCGATCGGATCGTCCTCGGGTCTTCCCGATCTCAGCCCGACGCTCGCATATAACGTCGTGACCGTCGGTATTCGCGGCAGCCCGATGCCGTCTTTTGCAAGCCTGTCGCCGCAACAGCGCTGGAATATCGTCAACTACGTGTACACGCTGCGGGGCACGCAGATGCAGATTCCCGCCGCTGCCGACGCAACCGCAGCGCCCGGCGACGAAGCCGCGCGCTCGGTTCTCGCACTGCTGGACAGTGCCCTCGATTTCGCAAGAGCGGGTCGAACTGCCGACGCCGGTGACAGGGCGTTCGACGCTTACATCGCGTTCGAACCGCTGGAAACCCCGGCCCGCGCGAAGCAACCCGGGCTCGTCGCCTCGATGGAACGACAGTTCGCCGACTTCAAGGGAGCGTTGCGCGGGAAAGACCTGAGTATCGCCGAGCGTGCGCGGGACGCGATTGCCCTCGACCTGCCCCGCGTCGTGGCGCTCACGCGTCCAACGGAAGGTAGATGGGGAACGTTTCTTCAGTCGCTCCTGATCATCCTGCGCGAAGGCTTCGAGGCAATTCTGGTGATCGGCGCCGTCGTCGCATTCCTCATCAAGACCGGTCATCGCGAACGCCTTCGCGCAATCTGGACCGGCGTTGCGGCCGGGCTCGCCGCGAGTGTGCTGATGGCGATCGTCCTGCAGAGTTTCTTCGCGCGACTCCCTGCCAGCCGCGAGATCATCGAAGGGATGACGATGCTGATCGCTGTCGCCGTCCTGTTCTCCGTCAGTTACTGGCTGATTTCCAAGGTCGAAGCTGCCAAGTGGCAGAAGTTCATCCGTGAAAAGGTCAATACCGCATTGGATCACGGCGGCGGCAAGGCACTGGCAATCGTTGCTTTCCTCGCGGTGTTTCGCGAAGGCGCTGAGACGGCATTGTTCTATCAGGCGCTCTTCAGTGAGGGCGATGTCGCCATCCCCCTGGTGCTTGGAATGGTTGCGGGATTCGCCTTGCTCGCTGTGATCTTTACCCTCTTCTACCGGTTCGGTGTGAAAATACCGATGCGGCCGTTTTTCGCCGGGACAAGCGTGCTCCTTTATTATCTGGCTTTCGTGTTTCTGGGGAAGGGTATACGCGAGCTTCAGGAAGGAAATGTGGTACCGATTACGGTACTCAACGCAATGCCCAGCATCCCGGCGATGGGAATATTTCCAAGCGCGGAAACACTGGTGGCACAGGGGGTTCTTCTCCTGCTGCTGGTGTTTGCGCTGCTGAAAACCTTTCTTCCCGCTCGGGACTCAGAGGAACCCGCGAACGCTGCGTAG
- a CDS encoding GntR family transcriptional regulator, whose translation MRKHSDLTDRIRYRILAGLHLGHLEHGCSVPGIRQLARDMGADHRSVANAYRTLEQEGLVEIRGRSGVYLSRQAWMPETGAIAEASWMADLMVDAWRQRVRIPDLPDLVRRYTEAGRLRCLCVESSEDCLVALCDELSEDFGLDTTPFRFATAGDSGAEPSAELESLRDAIVASDLVVTLTFHAGPVREIARQLGKPIVVVAVHAELSGAIDRCLAERPLTFVVADPLFGDRIFAMHGTDETVRDRIRVVLAEDDGAIAELDRSEPVFLTRAASASLGECGLRPLLPPSPSISTEAACELSKVIIRLRQVPVNNEGSSSKALLQKYEP comes from the coding sequence ATGAGAAAGCATTCCGACCTCACTGACAGGATTCGCTACCGTATCCTCGCTGGCCTGCACCTGGGGCATCTCGAGCACGGCTGCAGCGTTCCTGGAATTCGGCAGCTCGCCCGCGACATGGGAGCCGATCATCGTTCGGTGGCGAACGCGTATCGCACTCTCGAGCAGGAAGGGCTGGTCGAAATCCGGGGCAGGTCTGGAGTCTACCTGTCGAGGCAGGCATGGATGCCTGAGACCGGGGCCATCGCGGAAGCGTCATGGATGGCAGACCTGATGGTCGACGCGTGGCGCCAGCGTGTTCGTATACCTGATCTTCCCGACCTGGTACGCAGGTACACAGAAGCAGGCCGGCTTCGGTGCCTGTGTGTCGAGTCGAGTGAAGATTGTCTGGTTGCTCTTTGCGATGAGCTGAGCGAGGATTTCGGGCTGGATACAACGCCGTTTCGCTTCGCAACGGCCGGTGACAGCGGCGCTGAGCCGTCAGCGGAGCTCGAGAGCCTTCGCGATGCCATCGTAGCTTCCGATCTGGTAGTGACGCTTACCTTCCACGCCGGACCCGTTCGCGAAATCGCGAGGCAACTGGGTAAGCCGATCGTCGTGGTCGCCGTCCACGCTGAACTTTCGGGAGCCATCGACCGATGCCTTGCGGAACGACCGCTGACCTTCGTCGTAGCGGATCCGCTTTTCGGAGACCGCATTTTCGCAATGCACGGCACCGATGAAACGGTCCGTGACAGGATACGGGTCGTGCTTGCCGAGGACGACGGGGCGATTGCCGAACTCGACCGATCCGAACCTGTGTTCCTTACGCGTGCAGCCTCGGCTTCACTCGGAGAATGCGGGCTTCGCCCGCTGCTTCCCCCATCACCATCCATTTCCACGGAGGCAGCATGTGAACTCTCCAAAGTCATTATCCGCCTGCGTCAGGTGCCAGTGAACAACGAGGGTTCCTCTTCCAAAGCGCTGCTGCAGAAGTACGAACCCTGA
- a CDS encoding ATP-binding cassette domain-containing protein, producing MTILHADSIARRLGGRKILSAATLTADSGTITGLLGRMGEGKSTLMKICAGLIPPDSGWVRFDGIQYIRPRLHRLSKGGLYYLADSGNLASSLTLRQHMEAVHRRFATAASDESIVLMHLEGLLDSPPGQMSSGERRRAEIGLAIARRPKCLIVDEPFRSLDPLICDMVGSGLRMAAQNGCAVIISGHEVRALTPWLDSIVWLTSGTTHPLGSPAEARKNEAFSRDYLGSNLERSPIAVPEVVPPFQFSSAHGSSLPGALLKPGHKIG from the coding sequence GTGACGATTCTTCACGCGGATAGCATCGCCAGGCGCCTCGGTGGTCGGAAGATTCTTTCAGCCGCCACGCTTACGGCGGATAGCGGAACAATCACTGGCCTGCTGGGACGCATGGGGGAGGGCAAGTCAACCCTCATGAAAATCTGCGCTGGCCTGATTCCGCCGGACAGCGGCTGGGTCAGATTCGATGGGATCCAATACATTCGCCCGCGATTGCATCGATTGAGCAAGGGTGGACTTTATTACCTTGCCGATTCAGGGAATCTCGCATCGTCGCTTACACTCCGGCAGCATATGGAAGCCGTCCACCGGAGATTCGCCACGGCAGCGTCCGACGAATCCATCGTCTTGATGCACCTCGAGGGTCTCCTCGATTCCCCGCCTGGTCAGATGTCCAGCGGTGAGCGCCGCCGCGCGGAAATCGGCCTCGCCATTGCCCGCAGGCCGAAATGCCTGATAGTCGACGAACCCTTTCGAAGTCTGGATCCGCTGATCTGCGACATGGTGGGCAGCGGCCTGCGAATGGCCGCCCAGAATGGGTGCGCAGTAATAATCAGCGGACACGAAGTCAGGGCACTTACACCGTGGCTGGATTCGATAGTCTGGCTGACCTCCGGCACCACTCATCCCCTTGGCTCGCCTGCCGAGGCCAGGAAGAACGAGGCATTCAGCCGCGACTACCTGGGTTCGAATCTCGAACGGTCACCCATCGCCGTTCCGGAAGTCGTACCTCCCTTCCAGTTCTCTTCTGCTCACGGCAGCTCTCTGCCCGGTGCGCTCCTCAAACCGGGCCACAAAATCGGGTAA
- a CDS encoding CYTH domain-containing protein, which yields MREVEVKSVVEDIDACRSRVEAAGGRLVFAGSLADVRYDSEAGALVGRDHVLRLRIYESDGQRHGHLDWKGSTRYEDGYKVREELSTPAGDPAALAEMLSRLGFVVVKEIDRTIMQYEVVGATVRFEQYPRMDALVEVEGPPGAIEDAIRITQLPRAGFTAQRLPDFVARFEERTGQRAAVSRRELEGRYDFRNGDG from the coding sequence ATGCGTGAAGTTGAAGTGAAAAGTGTGGTCGAGGATATCGACGCGTGCCGTTCGCGTGTTGAAGCAGCAGGCGGGCGTCTGGTCTTCGCAGGCTCGCTCGCGGATGTGCGCTACGATTCCGAGGCGGGTGCGCTGGTGGGGCGGGATCATGTGCTTCGCCTCCGGATTTACGAAAGCGATGGGCAGCGCCACGGTCATCTGGATTGGAAGGGCTCGACGCGGTACGAGGATGGGTACAAGGTTCGCGAGGAGCTGTCGACGCCCGCCGGCGATCCCGCGGCGCTGGCTGAAATGCTGAGCAGACTGGGATTCGTCGTCGTCAAGGAAATTGACCGGACCATAATGCAGTACGAAGTGGTGGGCGCCACCGTGCGATTCGAGCAGTACCCGCGAATGGACGCCCTCGTCGAGGTCGAGGGCCCCCCCGGGGCAATCGAGGATGCAATTCGGATTACGCAGTTGCCGAGGGCAGGGTTCACTGCCCAGCGGTTACCCGATTTTGTGGCCCGGTTTGAGGAGCGCACCGGGCAGAGAGCTGCCGTGAGCAGAAGAGAACTGGAAGGGAGGTACGACTTCCGGAACGGCGATGGGTGA
- a CDS encoding HAD hydrolase-like protein — translation MRVVLFDIDGTLLKSGGVGRVSMEAALKEVFGASGDAAYHYDGKTDRQIVRDLMRLEGFADANIDSQMDQLLASYLAGLERGLASGDRTVHVFEGVFDLLDALEKLDAVVLGLLTGNIQQGAYAKLRAAGIDVTRFRVNAFGSDHELRPELPAVAQRRAREFLGADIEGNRMIVIGDTPADIRCGESIGASAIGVATGRYTVDQLAEHEPYAVFENLADTDEVVRRIMDA, via the coding sequence ATGAGGGTGGTTCTGTTCGACATAGACGGGACGCTGCTTAAAAGCGGAGGAGTTGGCCGGGTATCAATGGAGGCAGCCCTCAAAGAGGTGTTCGGAGCCTCTGGCGACGCTGCCTACCACTACGATGGCAAGACAGACCGGCAGATCGTTCGCGATTTGATGCGTCTCGAAGGATTCGCTGATGCGAACATCGATTCTCAGATGGACCAGTTGCTCGCATCTTATCTGGCCGGTCTGGAACGTGGGCTGGCCAGCGGCGATCGAACGGTGCATGTGTTTGAGGGGGTGTTTGACCTGCTCGATGCACTCGAGAAGCTGGATGCGGTGGTGCTCGGTCTGTTGACTGGCAATATCCAGCAGGGGGCATATGCCAAGCTGAGGGCCGCGGGTATCGACGTCACCCGCTTCCGTGTGAATGCTTTTGGGTCCGATCACGAGCTGAGACCGGAGCTGCCCGCCGTTGCGCAGCGGCGCGCACGTGAGTTCCTCGGCGCCGACATAGAAGGCAATCGCATGATCGTTATCGGTGATACGCCCGCCGATATACGATGCGGCGAGTCGATTGGCGCGAGTGCCATTGGGGTCGCGACCGGCCGGTATACGGTGGATCAGCTCGCCGAGCACGAACCTTATGCTGTATTCGAGAATCTGGCGGACACTGATGAGGTAGTTCGGAGAATCATGGATGCGTGA
- a CDS encoding DMT family transporter, whose amino-acid sequence MNDHPQTRFGKTDALLLLMAIIWAVNFSVIKFATGVFSPLAFTGLRVALAAAVLLLITAIQRKKWPQRRDILVLIALGVIGNGIYQLLFIEGLSRTKVANAALMIAAAPAFIMIASRIRGLERLKWRTIAGVGVSISGVALVILGSTRTESPSGTTLGTLLVFSGVFCWAIFTVFLQPYAKRVDPVQISALTMLGGTLPMLVATPRALLATNWGAIGPGAWGALFYASIVSMVIAYLFWYRGLRVLGPTRTAVYGNLQPAIAIAVAWIFLHEAPTMWQGIGTGTIMTGLFLTRS is encoded by the coding sequence ATGAATGACCACCCCCAGACCCGATTCGGGAAAACGGATGCGCTGCTGTTGTTGATGGCGATCATCTGGGCCGTGAATTTCAGCGTCATCAAGTTCGCGACCGGCGTTTTCTCTCCGCTGGCGTTCACCGGTCTTCGGGTAGCATTGGCAGCGGCGGTTCTCTTGCTGATCACTGCAATCCAGCGGAAGAAGTGGCCACAGCGTCGCGATATACTTGTCCTCATCGCCCTGGGGGTCATCGGGAACGGGATCTATCAACTCCTGTTCATCGAAGGCCTCTCCCGCACCAAGGTTGCGAATGCGGCGTTGATGATCGCTGCAGCACCGGCGTTCATTATGATCGCAAGCAGAATTCGCGGGCTGGAGCGTCTGAAGTGGCGGACTATAGCCGGTGTCGGCGTTTCAATCAGCGGTGTCGCGCTGGTGATTCTTGGCAGCACGCGGACAGAATCTCCCAGTGGGACAACGCTGGGCACCTTGCTCGTATTCTCCGGTGTTTTCTGCTGGGCGATCTTCACCGTTTTCCTGCAACCCTACGCCAAACGCGTGGATCCAGTCCAGATATCGGCACTGACGATGCTTGGCGGAACACTGCCGATGTTAGTCGCAACCCCGCGTGCACTGCTTGCAACCAATTGGGGAGCCATCGGACCCGGGGCGTGGGGTGCTCTTTTTTACGCAAGCATCGTCTCGATGGTGATCGCGTATCTGTTCTGGTATCGCGGCCTGCGCGTGCTGGGGCCGACCCGTACCGCCGTGTATGGAAACCTTCAGCCGGCAATCGCCATCGCGGTCGCGTGGATTTTTCTTCATGAGGCGCCGACGATGTGGCAGGGGATCGGTACGGGTACGATCATGACAGGACTGTTTTTGACACGCTCATGA
- a CDS encoding SH3 domain-containing C40 family peptidase, which produces MSGDIVVATTPLAPLVAEPRASATQVSQLLYGHCATVTTRDGMWIRVTGGDGYEGWIHQGYVETCDGADTAEWGWNASGEMSLGCGIRNEQGTTLDLPLGALIGRAHRISGRSLDLEHRRETFAREPEAIVASAMGLFPGTYYQWGGISPWGADCSGLVQSTFALHGIKLPRDAWQQAMEGEAVDGGLDGLKPADLLFFSDRDDRRITHVAISTGSSNIVHAALGRGGYSLERLSADDDYSRGLAARFLFARRIIS; this is translated from the coding sequence TTGAGTGGCGATATCGTTGTCGCTACCACCCCGCTCGCGCCCCTGGTTGCCGAGCCAAGGGCCTCGGCAACCCAGGTATCGCAGTTGCTGTATGGACATTGCGCCACAGTGACGACTCGCGATGGCATGTGGATTCGCGTTACCGGCGGCGATGGTTACGAAGGGTGGATTCACCAGGGTTACGTCGAGACCTGCGACGGCGCAGATACCGCAGAGTGGGGCTGGAACGCATCTGGCGAGATGTCACTCGGCTGCGGTATCCGCAACGAGCAGGGTACCACGCTCGATCTTCCTCTCGGCGCACTTATTGGGCGCGCGCACCGGATTTCCGGGCGGTCCCTCGACCTCGAGCACCGGCGCGAGACATTTGCAAGAGAGCCGGAGGCGATCGTTGCGTCAGCCATGGGGCTGTTTCCGGGGACGTATTACCAGTGGGGAGGCATATCACCCTGGGGCGCCGACTGTTCGGGGCTCGTGCAGAGTACATTCGCGCTTCACGGGATAAAGCTGCCGAGGGATGCGTGGCAGCAGGCCATGGAGGGAGAAGCGGTTGACGGAGGCCTGGACGGTCTGAAACCGGCCGATCTGCTTTTCTTCTCGGACCGTGACGATCGTCGCATCACTCACGTGGCGATTTCTACTGGTTCGTCGAACATCGTCCACGCCGCACTGGGGCGCGGTGGCTATAGTCTCGAGCGACTGTCGGCCGACGACGACTATTCGCGCGGGCTGGCAGCCCGATTCCTGTTTGCGCGGCGAATCATCAGTTGA